Proteins from a single region of Chlamydia buteonis:
- the ybeY gene encoding rRNA maturation RNase YbeY, translating into MKKVSLQVCVSNKQCDVPIRIQSVKNLVLCCLQYWKVSTDQVYVYFLDDEALAKLHDEVFSDPSLTDTITLPIDPPQSTSRPHILGEAFISPKAAIRFLQDRAEDSGLLYEEISRYVVHSLLHMLGYDDQTPEERKKMRGKENQALCMLREKHALLSD; encoded by the coding sequence TTGAAAAAGGTTTCTTTACAAGTTTGTGTTTCTAACAAGCAATGTGATGTTCCTATTCGGATACAATCAGTAAAAAATTTGGTTCTTTGCTGCTTGCAATACTGGAAAGTTTCCACAGATCAAGTATATGTTTACTTTTTAGATGACGAAGCTTTAGCCAAGCTTCACGATGAGGTATTTTCAGATCCTTCATTAACGGATACTATCACATTACCTATAGATCCCCCGCAAAGTACTTCTCGCCCTCACATTCTTGGCGAAGCTTTCATTAGTCCTAAAGCAGCAATACGTTTTTTACAAGACCGTGCTGAAGATTCAGGCCTTCTATACGAAGAAATTTCTCGCTATGTTGTCCATTCTCTCTTACATATGCTCGGATATGATGATCAAACTCCCGAGGAAAGAAAAAAAATGAGAGGTAAAGAAAATCAAGCGCTATGTATGTTGAGAGAAAAACACGCGCTTTTATCAGATTAA
- the dnaK gene encoding molecular chaperone DnaK: MSEQKKSSKIIGIDLGTTNSCVSVMEGGQAKVIVSSEGTRTTPSIVAFKGSETLVGIPAKRQAVTNPAKTLASTKRFIGRKYSEVESEIKTVPYQVASGSNGDVVFPIDGKQFTPEEIGAQVLIKMKETAEAYLGEPVTEAVITVPAYFNDSQRASTKDAGRIAGLDVKRIIPEPTAAALAYGIDKAGDKKIAVFDLGGGTFDISILEIGDGVFEVLSTNGDTHLGGDDFDEVIIKWMIEEFQKQEGIDLSKDNMALQRLKDAAEKAKIELSGMSSTEINQPFITMDANGPKHLTLTLTRAHFEKLASSLIERTKAPCQKALADAKLSANDIDDVLLVGGMSRMPAVQEIVKSIFGKEPNKGVNPDEVVAIGAAIQGGVLGGEVKDVLLLDVIPLSLGIETLGGVMTPLVERNTTIPTQKKQIFSTAADNQPAVTIVVLQGERPMAKDNKEIGRFDLTDIPPAPRGHPQIEVTFDIDANGILHVSAKDAASGREQKIRIEASSGLKEDEIQRMINDAEKNKEEDKKRREASDVRNEADSMIFRAEKAINDYKEKIPESLTKEIEERIEKVRTALKEDAPTEKIKEASEELSRHMQKIGEAMQSQSASAAANAQGGPNINTEDLKKHSFSTKPPAGNSSSSTNNENIEEADVEIVDKPND; encoded by the coding sequence ATGAGCGAACAAAAAAAATCTAGTAAAATTATAGGGATAGACTTAGGAACCACCAACTCCTGCGTATCCGTAATGGAAGGCGGGCAAGCTAAAGTCATCGTCTCTTCAGAAGGAACACGTACAACACCATCTATCGTGGCATTCAAAGGAAGCGAAACCTTAGTAGGAATTCCTGCAAAAAGACAAGCGGTTACCAATCCTGCCAAAACCCTAGCTTCTACAAAACGTTTCATTGGAAGAAAATATTCTGAAGTGGAATCAGAAATTAAAACAGTTCCCTACCAAGTAGCTTCAGGATCTAATGGTGATGTTGTCTTCCCCATTGATGGGAAACAGTTCACACCCGAAGAAATCGGTGCTCAAGTGCTTATAAAAATGAAAGAGACCGCAGAAGCATATCTAGGAGAGCCTGTTACAGAAGCTGTGATTACTGTTCCAGCCTACTTCAATGACTCACAAAGAGCTTCTACAAAAGATGCCGGTCGTATCGCAGGCCTAGATGTCAAACGTATCATTCCTGAACCAACAGCTGCAGCTCTTGCCTATGGGATCGATAAAGCTGGTGATAAAAAAATCGCCGTTTTCGATCTTGGAGGAGGAACTTTTGATATCTCTATTTTAGAAATTGGCGATGGCGTATTCGAAGTGCTCTCTACAAATGGTGATACCCACTTAGGCGGAGACGACTTTGATGAAGTTATCATTAAATGGATGATCGAAGAATTCCAAAAACAAGAAGGCATCGATCTGAGCAAAGACAACATGGCTCTTCAAAGACTTAAAGATGCTGCTGAAAAAGCGAAAATCGAACTTTCTGGAATGTCTTCCACAGAAATTAACCAACCGTTCATCACTATGGATGCTAACGGACCTAAACACTTAACATTAACATTAACACGTGCGCACTTTGAAAAGCTCGCTTCTAGCCTTATTGAACGTACAAAAGCTCCATGCCAAAAAGCTTTAGCAGACGCTAAACTTTCCGCAAACGATATCGATGATGTATTGCTCGTTGGAGGTATGTCCAGGATGCCTGCAGTTCAAGAAATTGTAAAATCTATTTTCGGTAAAGAACCCAATAAAGGAGTAAATCCTGATGAAGTTGTCGCTATTGGAGCTGCAATTCAAGGTGGTGTGCTTGGCGGTGAAGTTAAAGATGTTTTACTACTCGACGTAATTCCTCTTTCCTTAGGTATCGAAACTCTCGGAGGTGTTATGACTCCCCTTGTAGAGAGAAATACTACGATTCCTACACAGAAAAAACAAATTTTCTCAACAGCTGCTGATAACCAACCTGCAGTGACTATTGTTGTCTTACAAGGGGAACGTCCTATGGCAAAAGACAACAAAGAAATTGGAAGATTTGATCTTACAGATATCCCACCAGCACCTCGAGGACATCCTCAAATCGAAGTGACCTTTGACATCGATGCTAATGGAATTCTTCACGTATCTGCAAAAGATGCTGCTAGTGGCCGTGAGCAAAAAATTCGTATCGAAGCAAGCTCTGGATTAAAAGAAGATGAAATCCAAAGAATGATCAACGATGCTGAGAAAAATAAAGAAGAAGATAAAAAACGCCGCGAAGCTTCTGATGTAAGAAACGAAGCTGACAGTATGATCTTCAGAGCTGAAAAGGCTATCAACGATTACAAAGAGAAGATACCTGAATCTCTAACAAAAGAAATCGAAGAGCGTATAGAAAAAGTACGCACGGCTCTTAAAGAAGATGCTCCTACAGAAAAAATCAAAGAAGCTTCTGAAGAACTTAGTCGTCACATGCAAAAGATCGGGGAAGCGATGCAGTCGCAATCCGCATCAGCTGCAGCAAATGCTCAAGGTGGGCCTAACATCAATACAGAAGATCTGAAGAAACATAGCTTCAGTACGAAACCACCAGCAGGAAACTCTTCTTCAAGTACTAATAACGAAAACATTGAAGAAGCGGATGTGGAAATCGTAGATAAACCTAACGATTAA
- a CDS encoding DUF502 domain-containing protein codes for MKKHFITGLVILLPLAITLAIVGMIMNFLTQPFVGLVSGFFERISFYSKHKALLKFVLQIILLFGLFFATVLLGFLARLMIFKSLLSIYDKILHKIPIIKTVYKAAQQVMTTIFGSQSGSFKQVVMVPFPNAETRCIGLVAGDAPNICSDDPNDPMITVFIPTTPNPTSGFLTLFKKSDITFLDMKIEDAFKYIISCGVLTSGSNTSCSPIAEALSQNPQG; via the coding sequence ATGAAAAAACACTTTATTACAGGCTTGGTTATTCTTCTCCCCTTAGCAATCACTCTTGCTATTGTCGGGATGATCATGAATTTCCTTACTCAACCATTCGTTGGTCTTGTTTCAGGATTTTTCGAACGTATTAGTTTTTATTCCAAACATAAAGCTCTGCTTAAATTCGTTTTACAAATCATCTTGCTATTCGGATTATTCTTCGCTACCGTCCTTTTAGGATTTCTTGCCCGCTTGATGATCTTTAAATCCCTACTCTCGATCTATGATAAAATCCTTCACAAAATCCCTATCATAAAAACTGTTTATAAAGCTGCTCAACAAGTAATGACAACTATCTTTGGATCTCAATCTGGATCCTTTAAACAAGTTGTTATGGTCCCCTTCCCTAACGCAGAAACACGCTGCATCGGCCTAGTTGCGGGGGACGCGCCTAATATTTGCTCCGATGATCCCAACGACCCTATGATCACCGTGTTCATCCCTACGACACCTAACCCCACTTCCGGTTTTCTAACCCTTTTTAAAAAATCTGATATCACTTTTTTGGATATGAAAATTGAGGACGCTTTCAAATATATTATCTCCTGTGGCGTGCTGACTTCAGGATCTAATACCTCTTGCTCCCCTATTGCCGAAGCTTTAAGTCAGAATCCCCAGGGATAA
- a CDS encoding nucleotide exchange factor GrpE, with product MTDSSNEHEAENPTVPTPDNEIQDLQKEIATLKAELKEKNDKYLIVLAESENARKRLQKERQEMMQYAVENALIDFLVPIESMEKALGFASQMSDEVKNWALGFNMILQQFKQVFEEKGIVEYSSVGQKFNPFLHEAVETEETTKVPEGTILEEFSKGYKIGDRPIRVAKVKVAKTPAPQGKEEEIENNNE from the coding sequence ATGACAGATTCCTCTAACGAACATGAGGCAGAAAATCCAACAGTTCCTACCCCCGATAACGAGATTCAGGATCTCCAAAAAGAAATAGCAACGCTAAAAGCTGAACTAAAAGAAAAAAATGATAAATACTTAATCGTTCTTGCGGAATCAGAAAATGCCCGAAAACGCTTGCAAAAAGAACGTCAAGAAATGATGCAATATGCTGTAGAAAATGCTCTCATAGATTTTTTAGTTCCTATCGAAAGTATGGAAAAAGCTTTAGGATTTGCCTCACAGATGTCAGACGAAGTTAAAAATTGGGCACTAGGATTTAACATGATCTTACAACAATTTAAACAGGTCTTTGAAGAGAAAGGCATAGTAGAATACTCTTCTGTAGGACAAAAATTTAATCCATTTTTACATGAAGCAGTAGAAACAGAAGAGACTACAAAAGTCCCTGAGGGCACCATCCTAGAAGAATTTTCTAAAGGCTACAAAATCGGAGATCGCCCTATACGCGTTGCGAAAGTCAAAGTAGCTAAAACACCCGCACCTCAAGGGAAAGAAGAAGAAATAGAAAATAACAACGAATAA
- a CDS encoding small basic protein: protein MSRHRSYGKSIKGETKRNVLKRFERIDLLRKLGRWNDATAKKATGLPKTPVIK from the coding sequence ATGTCACGACATCGTAGTTACGGTAAATCCATTAAAGGAGAAACTAAAAGAAATGTTCTCAAGCGTTTTGAACGGATAGATCTTTTGCGTAAGTTAGGCCGTTGGAATGATGCCACAGCAAAAAAAGCTACCGGGCTTCCTAAGACTCCTGTAATAAAATAA
- a CDS encoding DNA-3-methyladenine glycosylase, whose amino-acid sequence MLPESFFLNDDVLYLAKELLGHILITHLEGQRTSGIIVETEAYRGPDDKACHAYNYRKTKRNSPMYSRGGIAYIYRCYGMHSLFNVVTGHQDLPHAVLIRAILPHEGEDIMVLRRQWQNKPKHLLTNGPGKVCQALNLALEYNTHSLSSPQIHISKKKFSGTITQKPRIGIDYAQEYRDLPWRFLLNIKSKKSF is encoded by the coding sequence ATGCTTCCAGAGAGCTTCTTCTTAAACGATGATGTTCTGTATTTAGCAAAAGAACTCCTAGGTCATATTCTCATAACTCACCTAGAAGGACAAAGAACATCAGGAATTATCGTAGAAACTGAAGCTTATCGCGGGCCTGATGATAAAGCCTGTCATGCTTACAACTATAGAAAAACAAAAAGAAACAGCCCTATGTATAGCCGTGGGGGTATTGCTTATATTTACCGCTGCTATGGCATGCATTCCCTTTTCAATGTTGTAACCGGACATCAAGATCTTCCCCACGCCGTACTGATTCGCGCTATCCTTCCCCACGAAGGTGAAGATATCATGGTGCTAAGACGCCAATGGCAAAATAAACCAAAACACCTCCTCACTAATGGGCCAGGAAAAGTCTGCCAAGCTCTCAACCTTGCCCTGGAATACAACACTCATTCCCTTTCCTCTCCCCAGATTCACATTAGCAAAAAGAAATTTTCAGGAACAATTACCCAAAAACCACGTATAGGCATAGACTATGCTCAAGAATACCGCGATCTTCCTTGGAGGTTCCTATTAAACATAAAAAGTAAAAAATCTTTTTAG
- a CDS encoding hemolysin family protein, which produces MLHSLLAIAILFLLFSTALSQKSIRTQENDDKLQREPGQSNTPALLASVLLSFYGILGVAIYSQHTWKTKSLSLVFWATYILAAPLAYGCLPYCIKLHKGTSSALCFISSLLQAFFLPFQRYIHHGEDHPKTCNSEMENQLSEAVSSFDKLIVREIMIPKVDIFAIQEDTPIRNAFPAIIEEGYSRIPLYKKNIDNITGVLLVKDLLAIYPKSVDSSLPVSSVAKPPIYAPEIKKVASLLQEFRQKHRHLAIIVNEYGVTEGIVSMEDIVEEIFGEIADEYDVQEDTPYKKVGNSWIVDGRMNISDAEEYFNLKIHHENSYDTLGGHVFHKVGAVPQKGMKIHHENFDIEIITCSERSVGKLKITPRKKKLSSP; this is translated from the coding sequence ATGCTTCATTCCCTACTAGCAATCGCTATCCTCTTTCTTTTATTCTCCACGGCACTGTCTCAAAAATCTATCAGAACACAAGAAAACGATGACAAACTTCAGCGAGAGCCCGGTCAGTCTAATACCCCTGCTCTTCTGGCTTCCGTATTACTCAGTTTTTATGGAATTCTGGGCGTTGCCATCTACTCCCAACACACATGGAAAACCAAAAGTCTATCTTTGGTTTTTTGGGCAACGTATATACTTGCTGCACCCTTAGCTTACGGCTGTCTTCCCTATTGTATAAAACTTCACAAGGGGACTAGCTCAGCCCTGTGTTTTATCTCCTCGTTACTTCAGGCGTTTTTTCTACCCTTCCAACGTTATATTCACCACGGCGAGGATCATCCTAAAACGTGTAACTCAGAAATGGAAAATCAACTCTCTGAAGCCGTATCGTCATTTGATAAGTTGATTGTTCGAGAAATTATGATCCCCAAGGTAGATATCTTCGCCATTCAAGAGGACACCCCGATTCGTAACGCTTTTCCTGCAATCATAGAAGAAGGTTATAGCCGCATTCCTCTATACAAGAAAAACATTGATAATATCACCGGAGTACTCCTAGTCAAAGATCTACTAGCAATCTATCCTAAATCTGTAGACTCTTCACTACCAGTTTCTTCAGTTGCTAAACCTCCCATATATGCCCCTGAAATTAAAAAGGTTGCCTCATTACTCCAAGAATTTCGTCAAAAACATCGCCACCTAGCAATCATAGTAAACGAATACGGCGTTACTGAGGGAATCGTCAGCATGGAAGATATCGTTGAAGAAATTTTCGGAGAAATTGCCGATGAATATGATGTTCAAGAAGATACTCCCTATAAAAAAGTTGGGAACTCTTGGATCGTTGATGGGCGTATGAACATCTCTGATGCTGAAGAATACTTTAATCTAAAGATTCACCATGAAAATAGCTACGACACACTAGGAGGACACGTTTTTCATAAAGTCGGTGCTGTTCCACAAAAAGGTATGAAAATCCATCATGAAAACTTTGATATCGAGATTATCACCTGCTCAGAACGCAGCGTAGGTAAACTCAAAATCACTCCAAGAAAAAAGAAGTTATCTTCTCCGTAA
- a CDS encoding DUF3604 domain-containing protein — protein MRRSVCYVNPSVARAGQISTWKFLYSLVDYLPEGTKLKFDLGCQGRPIDWEIPSTDLQQPRNTIYLETPKGDVLTAVAIPIPHSPVPQYEFTLPYELEAGETLTIVLGPSPDYPQTDEAGNGAQLFTQRRKPFYLYVDPEGKGNYDEPDIFSMDIRGNVLKHIQIFTPSYVVKNKRFDITIRFEDEFNNLTNFSPENTRIELSYEHLRENLNWQLFIPETGFVILPNLYFNEPGIYRIQLKNLLTNELFVSAPIKCFSDTAPNLMWGLLHGESERVDSEENIEACLRHFRDDCALNFYASSSFENQEGLTPDLWKMINQTIGDFNEEDRFVSLSGVQYCGEPGEEGLRQILYIKENKFCSKHKDCKIASLSKLYKSASTHEIISIPCFTASKHYGFNFNNFHPEFERVVEIYNSWGCSERTEKEGNLFPIKGSDSEVESGTLVEALKRNLRFGFVAGGLDDRGIYSKFFDANQQQYTPGLTAIICNKYSRESLIEALYQRHCYATTGPRIIVSFNITSAPMGSELSTTTRPGLAVNRHISGYVAGTAQLKTVEIIRNGEVIKTFFPDSSNLDYEYDDMQPLSEVTLKDPKGKIPFAFYYLRVTQVDQSMAWSSPIWVDLH, from the coding sequence ATGCGCAGATCTGTTTGTTATGTTAATCCTTCCGTAGCTAGAGCTGGGCAAATATCCACATGGAAGTTTCTTTACTCTTTAGTCGACTACCTCCCCGAAGGAACAAAACTGAAATTTGACTTAGGCTGTCAAGGTAGACCTATAGACTGGGAAATTCCCTCCACAGATCTCCAACAACCACGTAATACTATCTACTTAGAAACACCTAAAGGAGATGTTCTCACTGCTGTAGCCATTCCTATCCCACATAGTCCTGTTCCACAGTATGAATTTACCCTTCCCTACGAATTAGAAGCTGGAGAAACTCTCACGATTGTTCTCGGGCCCTCCCCAGATTACCCACAAACAGATGAAGCAGGAAATGGAGCACAACTATTTACTCAACGCCGTAAGCCATTCTATCTCTATGTAGATCCTGAAGGCAAGGGGAACTATGACGAACCTGATATCTTTTCCATGGATATTCGTGGTAACGTTCTTAAACATATTCAAATTTTTACCCCCTCTTACGTCGTAAAAAACAAACGTTTTGATATTACCATACGCTTTGAAGATGAGTTTAACAATCTCACAAACTTTTCCCCAGAAAATACACGCATCGAACTCTCTTACGAGCACCTAAGAGAAAACCTTAATTGGCAACTATTCATTCCTGAAACTGGATTCGTTATTCTTCCCAATCTATATTTCAATGAACCTGGGATCTATAGAATCCAATTGAAAAATCTTTTAACTAATGAGCTCTTCGTCTCCGCTCCCATAAAATGTTTTTCTGACACTGCACCAAACCTTATGTGGGGTCTACTTCACGGAGAATCAGAACGAGTGGATTCCGAAGAAAACATCGAAGCTTGTTTGCGACACTTCAGAGACGATTGCGCATTAAACTTTTATGCATCGTCATCTTTTGAAAATCAGGAAGGATTAACTCCTGATCTTTGGAAAATGATCAACCAAACTATCGGAGATTTTAACGAAGAAGACCGTTTCGTTTCCTTATCAGGAGTCCAGTACTGTGGAGAACCCGGGGAAGAAGGCCTTCGACAAATTCTCTATATCAAAGAAAATAAATTTTGTTCTAAACACAAAGATTGCAAGATTGCTTCTTTATCAAAACTCTATAAAAGTGCTTCTACTCACGAGATTATTTCGATACCATGTTTTACTGCTTCAAAACATTACGGTTTCAATTTTAACAATTTCCATCCGGAATTTGAACGTGTTGTCGAAATTTATAACTCTTGGGGTTGTTCAGAAAGAACAGAAAAAGAAGGGAATCTTTTCCCTATCAAAGGAAGTGATTCTGAAGTAGAATCCGGCACATTAGTAGAAGCATTAAAACGCAACCTACGCTTTGGTTTTGTTGCCGGAGGTTTGGACGATCGCGGTATCTATAGCAAGTTCTTCGATGCTAACCAACAGCAATATACTCCAGGTCTGACTGCTATTATATGTAATAAATATAGTCGAGAATCTCTCATAGAAGCGTTATATCAACGTCATTGCTATGCAACTACAGGACCAAGAATTATCGTTAGCTTTAACATTACCTCAGCTCCTATGGGTTCTGAGTTATCAACAACTACAAGACCTGGCCTTGCTGTAAATCGTCATATTTCAGGATACGTTGCAGGAACAGCTCAACTTAAAACTGTTGAGATCATCCGTAATGGGGAAGTCATCAAAACCTTCTTCCCTGATAGTAGTAACCTAGATTATGAATATGACGATATGCAACCTCTATCTGAAGTCACTCTTAAAGATCCCAAAGGAAAGATTCCTTTTGCTTTCTATTATCTGAGAGTAACTCAAGTAGACCAATCTATGGCATGGAGTTCGCCTATTTGGGTAGATCTTCATTAA
- a CDS encoding ribonuclease R family protein, with protein sequence MKRIRKKRPQSFRRNSKQTLISGVLFVHAKKGFGFVTPDHPEEYPFDIFIPARDLKGALDGDHVVVSLFPNSKEGEKRKGVIHQVVSRGKTVLVGTITSLIDASTAFVCVNALGPEIPVKAQLVPKRAYKIGDRLLLSTPAWKAKPESKEPPPLEMLEFIGNISNAKSDFPCIKAEYGIEEEFPEAVIEETNHFSQKHISQALRSRKDLRDLLCFTIDSITAKDFDDAVSLTYDNNDNYILGVHIADVSHYVTPHSALDQEASKRCNSIYFPGKVIPMLPPALSDNLCSLKPNVDRLAVSVFMTFTKSGHLSDYEIFRSVIRSKYRMTYDEVDEIIENKQPHPISKTLLAMAELSEKFSDIREKRGCIRLVLPSFTMSLDNLQEPVTLIETRQTLSHKLIEEFMLKANEVVAYHISHQGVSLPFRIHESPSDESLLSFQEVAKSMGFDIIMTPAQEPDFQCLLQESSVGHPLESILHSQFVRSMKTASYSTENKGHYGLKLDFYTHFTSPIRRYIDLIVHRLLFHPMSIEETRLEHIVRACSTQERIAAKAEFAFENLKKNRFLYKFLKEQPDTIYQGYIITINPEGLSFTVPEFCQEGFIPSAQLPKEFSLKKKTSPDDLPPKMRPGAPIKVKLSEVNLLNQAITWSLATKAPNTIKKQPTRERKTKDKKPRTRKKRNTE encoded by the coding sequence GTGAAGAGAATCAGAAAAAAACGACCGCAAAGCTTTAGAAGAAACTCGAAACAAACATTAATTTCCGGTGTTCTATTTGTTCATGCGAAAAAAGGTTTCGGGTTTGTTACACCCGACCACCCCGAGGAATATCCTTTTGATATTTTTATTCCCGCAAGGGATCTTAAAGGAGCCTTAGATGGAGATCACGTTGTCGTCTCTCTTTTTCCCAATTCTAAAGAAGGAGAAAAAAGAAAAGGAGTAATTCACCAAGTCGTCTCTAGAGGAAAAACTGTTCTTGTAGGAACAATAACCTCGCTCATTGACGCCTCAACTGCGTTCGTCTGTGTTAATGCTTTGGGACCAGAAATCCCCGTAAAAGCACAACTTGTTCCTAAACGTGCTTATAAAATTGGCGATCGTTTACTACTAAGCACTCCTGCATGGAAGGCAAAACCTGAATCCAAAGAACCACCTCCGTTGGAAATGCTAGAATTTATTGGGAATATCTCCAACGCTAAGTCCGATTTCCCCTGCATAAAAGCTGAATATGGGATTGAAGAAGAGTTCCCAGAAGCTGTTATCGAAGAAACTAACCATTTCTCACAAAAACACATTAGCCAAGCACTACGATCACGAAAAGATCTTCGCGATCTCTTATGCTTTACTATTGACTCAATAACTGCAAAAGACTTCGATGATGCCGTATCCTTAACCTATGACAATAATGATAATTACATCCTTGGCGTCCATATTGCGGATGTCTCCCACTACGTAACACCTCACTCCGCTCTAGATCAAGAAGCTAGTAAAAGGTGTAACTCTATCTACTTTCCCGGGAAAGTGATTCCTATGCTACCCCCCGCACTTTCGGATAATCTCTGCAGCTTAAAACCTAACGTCGATAGACTCGCCGTTTCTGTGTTCATGACGTTTACAAAATCCGGTCATTTATCCGATTACGAAATATTCCGTAGTGTAATCCGTAGTAAATATCGCATGACCTATGATGAAGTGGACGAGATTATAGAAAATAAACAACCCCACCCCATATCAAAAACTCTTCTCGCTATGGCAGAACTAAGCGAAAAATTCTCTGATATCAGAGAAAAACGTGGGTGCATACGTCTTGTTCTTCCTTCATTCACCATGTCTCTAGATAACCTGCAAGAACCTGTTACTCTTATAGAAACACGACAAACGCTATCGCATAAACTAATCGAAGAGTTTATGCTCAAAGCTAATGAAGTCGTTGCTTATCATATTTCCCACCAAGGCGTTTCTCTTCCATTTAGAATTCATGAATCGCCTAGTGATGAGAGTTTGCTCTCTTTCCAAGAGGTCGCAAAATCTATGGGTTTTGATATTATCATGACCCCAGCTCAAGAACCTGATTTTCAATGTCTATTACAAGAGAGCTCTGTAGGACATCCTCTAGAATCAATTCTACATTCACAATTTGTTCGTAGTATGAAAACAGCCTCATACTCAACCGAAAATAAAGGTCACTACGGTCTTAAATTGGATTTCTACACCCACTTCACTAGCCCAATCCGTCGCTATATCGATCTTATTGTTCATAGGCTCCTTTTCCACCCCATGTCTATAGAAGAAACACGCCTAGAGCATATTGTAAGAGCATGCTCTACTCAAGAGCGTATAGCCGCAAAAGCTGAATTTGCTTTTGAAAACCTTAAAAAAAACCGTTTCTTATATAAGTTCTTAAAAGAACAACCCGACACAATTTATCAAGGTTACATCATCACAATAAATCCTGAAGGTCTCTCATTTACCGTTCCGGAATTTTGCCAAGAAGGATTTATTCCATCCGCACAATTACCTAAAGAATTCTCTTTGAAAAAGAAAACATCCCCCGATGATCTACCTCCTAAAATGCGTCCAGGAGCCCCCATAAAAGTAAAACTCTCTGAAGTAAATCTGCTCAATCAAGCGATTACTTGGTCATTGGCAACAAAAGCACCAAACACAATAAAAAAACAACCAACTAGAGAGAGAAAAACTAAGGACAAGAAACCTAGAACTAGAAAAAAAAGGAATACAGAATAA
- a CDS encoding anti-sigma factor antagonist: protein MNNIQKEEHGTTAVLHLQGKLDGISSPEVQENISQSISSGIKNIILDCTNLDYMSSAGIRVLLQSYHQVGKHSGKIVLTCVPKTIEQTLYVTGFLSYFKMFNTVQEALQALSKDED, encoded by the coding sequence ATGAATAACATCCAAAAAGAAGAGCACGGAACCACTGCTGTCTTACATCTTCAAGGAAAACTTGACGGGATCTCTTCTCCGGAAGTACAAGAAAACATCTCACAATCCATATCTTCAGGAATCAAAAATATCATTCTTGATTGCACGAACTTAGATTATATGTCCAGTGCGGGCATTCGTGTCCTTTTACAAAGTTACCATCAAGTAGGTAAACACTCAGGGAAAATCGTTCTTACTTGCGTTCCTAAAACAATAGAACAAACTTTATATGTTACCGGATTCCTCTCATATTTTAAAATGTTCAATACTGTGCAGGAAGCATTACAAGCATTAAGCAAAGACGAAGATTGA